A DNA window from Spirochaetales bacterium contains the following coding sequences:
- a CDS encoding ABC transporter substrate-binding protein, whose amino-acid sequence MRYQKSDSNHVRFPLCVCLAVMCVLLVWGCTGKSESIFRVGIVTSGDMFVDISRGFTSGMSGLGYEEGKNITYEYLNLDIRPGNGAEATLPDEIEDVDLVFTFPAEAAMLVERSVGKKGLPMVFCLAGIEGNGLVESVRRPGGNITGVRYPGPYLVCKRLEILCELAPHIRRIYIPYDPEYPNNPPALNALKKHASVLGVKLIESPVECVEDIRRDLNKQETPGGPGIDAIQILPEIFTQSDAAWEVLADFAEKHRIPLVGSVLSSVDNGSVFSYCVDFFEVGRLAAPLAAKILNGTDPGEISVVTPETHLRLNYRVITGLGLKADEGLLSMADEIIR is encoded by the coding sequence ATGAGGTATCAAAAAAGTGATTCCAATCATGTTCGCTTTCCGCTCTGCGTTTGCCTTGCCGTTATGTGCGTACTACTCGTATGGGGCTGTACCGGTAAATCGGAAAGCATCTTTCGCGTGGGTATTGTTACAAGCGGTGATATGTTCGTTGATATATCACGCGGATTCACATCGGGGATGTCCGGGCTCGGCTACGAAGAGGGCAAGAACATTACCTATGAATATCTGAACCTCGATATCCGTCCGGGAAACGGAGCGGAAGCGACATTGCCGGATGAAATTGAAGATGTCGATCTGGTTTTCACCTTTCCGGCGGAAGCGGCTATGCTCGTTGAGAGATCGGTCGGGAAAAAAGGACTTCCAATGGTATTTTGCCTGGCCGGAATAGAAGGGAATGGCCTTGTCGAGAGCGTACGCAGGCCGGGCGGGAATATTACCGGGGTTCGTTATCCCGGTCCCTATCTGGTGTGCAAACGGCTTGAAATCCTTTGTGAACTCGCGCCGCATATTCGGCGGATATATATTCCATATGATCCGGAATACCCGAATAACCCCCCCGCGTTGAATGCCTTGAAAAAACACGCGTCTGTTTTGGGAGTGAAACTGATCGAATCCCCGGTCGAATGTGTCGAAGATATAAGGCGCGATCTGAATAAGCAAGAGACGCCGGGCGGTCCCGGTATCGATGCCATCCAGATTTTGCCCGAAATCTTCACCCAATCGGATGCCGCGTGGGAGGTCCTCGCCGATTTTGCGGAAAAACATCGTATTCCTCTTGTGGGAAGCGTGCTTTCATCGGTAGACAATGGAAGTGTTTTCAGTTATTGTGTCGATTTTTTTGAAGTCGGCAGGCTGGCTGCCCCGCTTGCCGCAAAAATACTCAATGGGACTGATCCGGGCGAGATTTCGGTGGTGACGCCGGAAACGCATTTGCGGCTTAATTACCGGGTGATAACCGGTCTGGGCTTAAAGGCGGATGAGGGACTGTTGAGTATGGCGGACGAGATTATACGATAA